From Actinopolymorpha cephalotaxi, one genomic window encodes:
- a CDS encoding sensor histidine kinase has protein sequence MAPVRAEASVSTHDDRDDRDDRDDTAAQRGLDALLVLGPLVTNVGGVLAVAAHNGTSGVLGGPGTLLLLAGPALLWWRRRQPTLVLAGCVAVTWAYLLGGFPDGPVYGPLIVAVISATINGARLAAYAVVVGTLLTRLGVVVLSGAASSSLVSTTGLAAWLAFLLAVGELLRHRQELARARHQRLLMTIAAQADQARREAVEQRLRLAGEVHDVLGHQLSLINIQSNAGLHLHATQRDGVADALRTVQQASRQALEDVQAFLDSLHDPDERLTHAPAPSLGEPESLVSAARAGGLDVRVEVTGTPRRAPAPHDLAASRVVLEALTNVLKHAGPVPTWVRIDYGTDLLTVRVDNAGPQLPPSARLPRGGHGIAGMRARLETLAGTLKAGPADGFAWSVLAELPLRMERS, from the coding sequence ATGGCACCAGTGCGCGCGGAGGCTTCGGTCTCCACCCACGACGACCGCGACGACCGCGACGACCGCGACGACACAGCGGCGCAACGCGGCCTTGACGCTCTCCTCGTTCTGGGCCCGCTGGTGACGAACGTCGGCGGCGTGCTCGCGGTGGCAGCCCACAACGGCACCTCGGGAGTGCTCGGCGGACCCGGGACCCTGCTTCTGCTCGCCGGCCCTGCCCTGCTGTGGTGGCGACGGCGACAACCGACGCTCGTGCTCGCGGGATGCGTGGCCGTTACCTGGGCCTACCTGCTCGGCGGATTCCCCGACGGGCCGGTCTACGGGCCGTTGATCGTGGCGGTGATCAGCGCCACGATCAACGGCGCCAGGCTCGCGGCGTACGCCGTCGTGGTGGGCACTCTGCTCACCCGACTGGGCGTCGTCGTGCTGTCCGGCGCCGCCTCCTCGTCCCTGGTTTCCACCACCGGACTGGCGGCCTGGCTGGCCTTCCTGCTTGCGGTCGGCGAGTTGCTCCGGCACCGCCAGGAACTCGCCCGGGCCCGGCACCAGCGCCTGCTGATGACGATCGCGGCGCAGGCGGACCAGGCTCGCCGCGAAGCCGTCGAGCAGCGGCTGCGGCTGGCCGGGGAAGTTCACGACGTCCTTGGCCACCAGCTGTCGTTGATCAACATCCAGTCCAACGCCGGCCTGCATCTCCACGCGACGCAGCGCGACGGAGTCGCCGACGCGCTGCGGACCGTGCAGCAGGCGAGTCGCCAGGCTCTGGAGGACGTACAGGCGTTCCTCGACAGCCTGCATGACCCGGACGAGCGCCTCACCCACGCCCCTGCGCCCTCACTCGGCGAGCCCGAGAGCCTGGTTTCCGCCGCGCGCGCAGGGGGCCTCGACGTACGGGTCGAGGTGACGGGCACCCCACGGAGAGCTCCCGCCCCGCACGATCTGGCTGCCAGCCGGGTGGTGCTGGAGGCCCTGACGAACGTCCTCAAGCACGCCGGCCCGGTCCCGACCTGGGTTCGGATCGACTACGGCACGGATCTGCTCACCGTACGGGTCGACAATGCCGGCCCACAGCTTCCCCCGTCCGCGCGCCTGCCGCGAGGCGGCCACGGGATCGCAGGCATGCGGGCCCGTCTCGAAACCCTTGCGGGCACGCTGAAAGCAGGCCCTGCCGACGGGTTCGCCTGGTCGGTGCTCGCCGAACTCCCGCTGAGGATGGAGCGCTCGTGA
- a CDS encoding nucleoside triphosphate pyrophosphohydrolase family protein, whose protein sequence is MDLDEYQRGALRTAAPRDKKNELLHLVLGLVGESGEIAEKFKKWVRDLDSDESRIDRDHIAKELGDVLWYVAVLADYLDLSLDDIATGNLAKLASRQDRGVLGGSGDNR, encoded by the coding sequence ATGGATCTGGACGAGTACCAGCGCGGCGCTCTGCGTACCGCCGCGCCGCGGGACAAGAAGAACGAGCTTCTCCACCTGGTGCTCGGACTGGTCGGTGAGTCGGGCGAGATCGCCGAGAAGTTCAAGAAGTGGGTACGCGACCTCGACAGCGACGAGTCGCGGATCGACCGTGACCACATCGCCAAGGAACTCGGCGACGTGCTGTGGTACGTCGCGGTGCTCGCCGACTACCTCGACCTGTCGCTCGACGACATCGCGACGGGCAACCTCGCCAAGCTGGCCAGCCGCCAGGACCGCGGCGTCCTGGGTGGTAGTGGCGACAACCGCTGA
- a CDS encoding (R)-mandelonitrile lyase, which yields MKYTRSGGKTAAGPQAQFTGTVQVDSVRTPDQQTAIGCAHVRFSPGARTAWHHHPKGQTLYVTDGIGLVATREGGVQEIRPGDVVYIEPGEEHWHGATPDRYMAHIAMQEADENGQVVTWLEHVTDEEYGA from the coding sequence GTGAAGTACACCCGAAGCGGCGGTAAGACGGCAGCCGGACCGCAGGCGCAGTTCACCGGCACCGTCCAGGTCGATAGCGTCCGAACCCCCGATCAGCAGACGGCGATCGGCTGCGCGCACGTGCGGTTCTCCCCGGGCGCGCGCACCGCGTGGCACCACCACCCCAAGGGCCAGACCCTCTACGTCACCGACGGAATCGGCCTGGTCGCCACCCGCGAAGGCGGCGTGCAGGAGATCCGACCCGGCGATGTCGTCTACATCGAGCCGGGCGAGGAACACTGGCACGGTGCGACCCCCGATCGGTACATGGCACACATCGCCATGCAGGAGGCCGACGAGAACGGACAGGTCGTGACCTGGCTGGAGCACGTCACGGACGAGGAGTACGGCGCCTGA
- a CDS encoding MFS transporter, translated as MEVTATIDDTAARTRQRNSGFALAAAVLGFFVVTLDAVVVNVALPSIRTGLGGGISGLQWVVDGYTLMFATLLLSSGSLADRIGARRSFGLGIGLFVLASVACGAAPTLGLLIVARFVQGTAAAILMPASLTLISQAYDDKLRRGRAVGIWALGGAVASSSGPLLGGILTLVDWRLIFYINVPAGVLALWLLRRTEHSRRHAVPFDWIGQGAAVVAMAALTFGAIEAGAAGLTDPLVLAAFAVAVLGVASFVVSQSRVKHPMVPLTLFGSRTFRIALGTGFAFMVGYYGLPFMVSLYLQGPRGLTSLGTGLVFAPMMVIGLILTPFSARIVERFGARLPVCLGLLAMTVGLGVFALLPASTPLAVLSLVMVLVGMGGPLTMPPMTAVLLNHVPPRTTGVASGVFNTSRQLGGAMAVAVFGALLANSASFMNGLRDSLLLAAAVLLVTAIAGSRLPRHQTSRRSTTKGDSL; from the coding sequence ATGGAGGTGACAGCGACCATCGACGACACCGCGGCTCGGACCCGTCAGCGCAACTCCGGTTTTGCCTTGGCGGCAGCCGTGCTCGGTTTCTTCGTCGTCACCCTCGACGCGGTGGTGGTCAATGTCGCGCTTCCCTCGATTCGCACGGGTCTGGGTGGCGGCATCTCGGGTCTGCAGTGGGTGGTGGACGGCTACACCCTGATGTTCGCCACTCTGCTGCTGTCCTCCGGGTCCTTGGCGGATCGCATCGGCGCACGCCGGTCCTTCGGGCTGGGGATCGGCCTCTTCGTCCTCGCGTCGGTCGCTTGCGGAGCGGCGCCCACCCTTGGCCTGCTGATCGTGGCGCGGTTCGTGCAGGGGACGGCCGCGGCCATTCTCATGCCGGCGTCTCTGACGCTGATCAGTCAGGCGTACGACGACAAGCTGCGCCGCGGGCGCGCCGTCGGCATCTGGGCGCTGGGTGGAGCCGTCGCGTCGAGCTCGGGCCCGCTGCTCGGCGGAATCCTGACGCTGGTCGACTGGCGGCTGATCTTCTACATCAACGTTCCTGCGGGCGTACTGGCCCTCTGGCTGTTGCGCCGCACGGAGCACTCCAGACGACACGCTGTGCCGTTCGACTGGATCGGCCAGGGCGCCGCTGTCGTGGCGATGGCGGCTTTGACGTTCGGGGCCATCGAAGCGGGTGCGGCGGGGCTGACCGACCCCTTGGTCCTGGCCGCGTTCGCCGTCGCGGTCCTCGGCGTTGCCTCGTTCGTGGTGTCGCAGTCCCGGGTGAAGCACCCCATGGTCCCGCTCACCCTGTTCGGCTCACGGACCTTCCGCATCGCACTCGGCACCGGATTCGCGTTCATGGTCGGCTACTACGGTCTGCCGTTCATGGTCAGCCTCTACCTGCAGGGCCCCCGCGGACTGACGTCCTTGGGGACCGGTCTCGTCTTCGCGCCGATGATGGTGATCGGTCTGATACTGACACCGTTCTCGGCTCGGATCGTGGAACGCTTCGGCGCTCGTCTGCCGGTCTGCCTCGGGTTGCTGGCCATGACCGTCGGCCTCGGCGTCTTCGCCTTGCTGCCTGCCTCGACGCCCCTCGCAGTGCTGTCGCTCGTGATGGTGCTGGTCGGAATGGGCGGGCCGCTCACCATGCCGCCGATGACGGCGGTCCTGCTCAATCACGTGCCACCACGAACGACCGGTGTGGCCAGCGGTGTCTTCAACACCAGTCGCCAGCTCGGCGGAGCCATGGCGGTGGCGGTGTTCGGCGCACTGCTCGCGAACAGCGCGTCCTTCATGAACGGCCTGCGCGACAGCCTGCTGCTCGCCGCGGCAGTGCTGCTGGTCACCGCGATCGCCGGCAGCCGGCTGCCGCGGCACCAGACGTCACGAAGGTCAACAACCAAAGGAGATTCCCTGTGA